The Homo sapiens chromosome 16, GRCh38.p14 Primary Assembly genome includes the window tgcaatcttggctcactgcaaactctgcctcctgggttcacgccattctcctgcctcagcctcctgagtagctgggactacaggcgcccatcactgcacccagctaaatttttgtatttttagtagagacggggtttcactgtgttagccaggatggtctcgatctcctgaactcgtgatcagcccacctcggcctcccaaagtgctgggattacaggcgtgagccaccgcgtcaggcctgtttttgttttctttgagacagggtctcactccctcTCTAGTGaggcccaggctagactgcagtggcacaatcactgctttctgcagcctcaacttaccaggctcagatgattctcctacctcagcctcccaagtagctgtgactatagatacacaccaccatgcctggcaatttttttattttttttatttttttggagagacagggtttcaccatgttgcccaggctagtctcgaactcctgggctcaagctatccacccaccttggcctcccaaagtgctaggattacaggcatgagccaccaggcctggcccccgAAGCAGATATTTAAATGAACACTTATAGTCTGCTGGTGAGAGTGAGTTTAGtgtattttaaatagtttattcTAAGTCATTTTTGTTCAGGATATTAGCAAATGTTTTCAGAAGtcagtatttttaagaaattaaatttgtggCTGGGtgctttggctcacgcctgtaatcccagcactttgggaggccgaggcaggtggatcacaaggtcaggagatcgagaccatcctggctaacatggtgaaaccctgtctctactaaacatacaaaaaattggccaggtgtggtggcgggcgcctgtagtcccagctactccagagtctgaggtaggagaatggcatgaacctgggaggcggagcttgcagtgagcagagatcacaccactgcactccagcctgggcggcagagcgagactacgtctcaaaaaaaaaaaaaaaaaaaagaaattaaatttgaaacttcaactttttaatttttaggtttaaaaatatccttttttgCTGAAGGAACACATTTGCTGGTATAGTTTCAGAATGTCAAGTACTGTGTCCTACTGGATCTTAAATTCTACAAGGAACAGCATTGCCACATTGCAAGGGGGTAGACGCTTATACTCCAGGTATGTCTCAAAtaggaataaattaaaatggagGCTCTTTTCCCGGGTGCCACCCACCCTAAACAGTTCCCCATGTGGTGGCTTTACTCTGTGCAAAGCCTACAGACACACATCAACAGAGGAAGATGATTTTCACTTGCAACTCAGCCCTGAGCAGATAAATGAAGTGCTTCGAGCTGGCGAGACAACCCACAAGATTCTTGACCTTGAAAGCAGAGTCCCAAATTCAGTGTTGCGGTTTGAGAGCAACCAGCTGGCTGCCAATTCCCCAGTGGAGGACCGGCGAGGTGTAGCCTCCTGCCTGCAAACCAATGGACTGATGTTTGGCATCTTCGATGGACATGGTGGTCATGCATGTGCCCAAGCAGTGAGCGAGAGGCTCTTCTACTATGTGGCAGTGTCCCTGATGTCCCACCAGACCCTGGAGCACATGGAGGGAGCTATGGAAAGCATGAAACCCTTGCTGCCCATCCTGCATTGGCTCAAGCACCCAGGGGACAGTATCTACAAGGATGTCACATCTGTGCATCTTGACCACCTCCGTGTCTATTGGCAGGAACTGCTTGATTTGCACATGGAAATGGGACTAAGCATTGAAGAAGCATTAATGTACTCCTTCCAGAGACTGGATTCTGACATCTCGCTGGAAATCCAGGCCCCCCTGGAAGATGAGGTGACAAGGAACCTGTCACTCCAGGTTGCTTTCTCTGGGGCAACAGCTTGCATGGCCCATGTTGATGGAATTCACTTGCACGTGGCAAATGCTGGTGACTGCCGAGCCATCCTTGGTGTCCAAGAGGACAATGGCATGTGGTCTTGTCTGCCCCTTACACGTGACCACAATGCCTGGAACCAGGCCGAGCTGTCCCGGCTAAAGAGGGAGCACCCTGAGTCAGAGGACAGGACGATCATCATGGAGGACAGGCTACTGGGCGTCCTCATCCCCTGCAGGGCCTTTGGGGATGTTCAGCTGAAGTGGAGTAAAGAGTTGCAGCGCAGCATTCTGGAGAGGGGCTTCAATACCGAGGCCCTCAACATTTACCAGTTCACACCCCCACACTACTACACTCCACCCTACCTGACTGCTGAGCCTGAGGTCACATACCACAGGCTGAGGCCCCAGGATAAGTTCCTTGTGCTGGCCTCAGATGGCCTGTGGGACATGCTGAGCAATGAGGACGTGGTAAGGCTGGTGGTGGGGCACCTGGCTGAGGCAGATTGGCACAAGACAGACCTGGCCCAGAGACCCGCCAACTTGGGGCTCATGCAGAGCCTGCTGCTGCAGAGGAAAGCCAGCGGGCTCCACGAGGCTGACCAAAATGCAGCCACGCGGCTGATCAGACATGCCATCGGGAACAATGAGTatggggagatggaggcagagcgGCTGGCGGCGATGCTGACATTGCCAGAGGACTTGGCGAGGATGTACAGGGATGATATCACTGTCACTGTGGTGTATTTTAACTCAGAATCAATCGGTGCATATTACAAGGGGGGTTAAGAATCTCCCATCCTATTGTCAAGGTTAACATAAATGCTCTTCTAAAATGTTTCACTTACTCCTAAACTAGCTATCCAAACCTTACTATTAAAAGCGCAGGCAGATTTAATTTGCTAAATAGACtaacaggaggaaaaaaacaaacagcctagctttaaaaaacagtgaaataGCAGTGATTTCATGTCCCTGTATGTTCTGATTAAGTCTTATATGCAGAGAGGACAGAGCATAAAGTCTATAGAATTGGCTTGGGCTTGTGTAGCCCCAGTCATTTGATAAAGATGTTGTTAAACTGTGTCAGCCTGAGCCTTCAAAGGGTAAATTTAATCATGATTCTGAGAATAAAGAACTTCAGGAGCTTCTTAGGTCTTGCCACAAAAATCTGCAAATTTGATAATTCTCCTGAATTCACAATCATGGACTTGTAGACTATGAagagatattttatttgtttgtcttttatttaaattactaaGGTCTAGGTTTACAAAGCATACTACAGGACCCTTTTCTATGCAAtatcctaacttttttttttgtgattatgCTTGTGAGAAATTTTGTAATACTACATTCTAGTTCTGTTTTcgtttattttaaaactgaatccTTAAACTTGCAAACACGCCTACTGTAAGCATGCTTGGAATGACTTGTTTTGGTTTTCAGCTGATAGGATCTATGCCTCTGGACCAGCTGAACTTACTGGTGCAGCTTTTTGTGCCCTCTACTGAGTCCCATTCCAGAAACTTTGAGCCATGCTAGGAGGTAACTAGTCTATGCCTTAACTCCTGACCTTTCCTGCATTAGTAAAATTTCCTCCTGGGCTGAGCCTTTGGGGGTTGATTCACAGCATTTAAGCTTTCTGATTATACCTCTCAAACATTCTTCTGTCAATTCCACACAATCCTTCTACCTCTGCTATGCTGAACCCCTCATTCACCCTGCACCTGCCAACTGCAAAATATTGTCTGAAAGAATCTTTCACATGTTCCTGCTTCCTATGGctgcaggaaaggagaaaatgtgaTTGCATGTGGTAGTTGTGGTGATAGACGTTTAGACAGGACAGGTTAATTTAGCGGATTGTGGACTTAAGATTCAACCTCTATCTGGAGAGGTGAAAACACAAAGGCTTAAGGACAACAGTTTCTAACCAAGTTTCTCTGAATCCTTTCCTGAGAGGTggtgggcaggagggaggagTGAGACTTATCAGATGGGACGCTTGCCCCAAGACTGTGGGATAAACCACCATTGCTAGTCCTCAGGAATTAGACCATATTTAGTATAGGAGTTGGGGCAAAAATAAAAGTGTAATTTGTAATGGTTTCTGTGGGCTGTAGACTCTTTGTATTTACTTGGAAATTCAGTTATGTGGATCCATTTTGGAGATGAATTTCATCTCATGAGTTGCTGTGGCATTTAAACAACAGGAAATGTGTCCCTAAATGGAAACAAATATAATCCCACAAAACCAACAATTTTATTTGCCTCTACTACGTCAGGCAGAATTCTTCAATTAAGTTGAACTACATTTGTTGATCCCTTTTCTCATCTTACCCCTTTATGCCAcctactgaaaagaaaaacaaatagctaGGTTTGGTTTCCTGTTTTTTGTCTATGTCCCAGCTGACATTCAGTCAAATGTTGGGATACTTCTAATTTGGTGGtgtttctttgtacatttttcaGTGCAACTGTTTAGTCATGTGTTTTCATCTAAGAAATTATCTTTTGAATATTTAAGCCTTGATCCTTTTATTCTGAAACCATTAATATtccttcttggctgggtgcagtagtttacgcctgtaatcccagcactgtgggaggccgaggcggatggatcacctgaggtcgggaattcgagaccagcctgaccaacatggagaaactccatctctactaaaaatacaaaattagccaggtgtggtggtgcatgcctgtaatcccagctactcgggaggctgaggcaggaaaatcacttgaacccgggaggcggaggttgcggtgagccaagatcgcaccattgcactccagcctgggcaacaagagtgaaactctgtctcaaaaaaaaaaaaaaaaaatccatcttatCTCTTagtccgtccttccttccttccttccttccttccttccttccttccttccttccttccttccttccttccttcctctctctctctttctttctttctttccttcttgacagggtctccctgtagccaggctggagtgcaatggcatgatcttggctcactgcaacctctgcagcccaggctcaaacgatcctcctgcctcagcctcccgagtagctgggactatgcaccaccatgcctggctaatttttttaattttttgtagagacagggttttgccatgttgcccaggctggtctcaaactcctagactcaagcaatctgcccacctcggcctcccaaggtgctgggatgataggcatgagccaccgcacccagcctatctcCTAGATcttgaatcaaaaataaaatgtaaatcacTTCCATTCTGCTAGCATGAGGGTTTGTTGCTAAAATTGAGGATTCTATCTGACgtttactttttgttgttttttgagacaaggtcttgctttgtcgcccatgctggagtgcagtggcatcattaTAACTCActgtcaaactcctggactccaatGTTCCCTCCCcttttagcctcccaagtagctgggtctacaggcatgaaccatcaggcccagataattaaaaaaactttttttggtgaaaacatgatcttgctatgttgctcaggctggttgtCTGGcattttctttgtcctttattCTTTATACTAGCTAAACCCTGGAGTATCCTTGAAGCCTTTACTGGCATACAGAGTACCTGAATCTTACTTTGGAGCCTAGCATGGGTCATAAATATATCTGATTCATTAACCTGTGAGACAGCTGAGAGAACACAGACTCCTTACCTGTATCTCCAGGCATATCTGGTTTTTCTCTGCCTAATAGATTTTCCTGCTTTCTAGTTAGTAAtattgagaaagaagaaaggcttatttatcatttgctttttttccactGTGAATCATCTGTTCTTTCCATGAACATTCTGGGGAGCACCTCCTGATTAAACTCCTGTCTCCCTGACCACTATCCTGCTGTCATTGGACTTCTTGAAGCACATGGGCTACTGCCCCAGGACACTGGGATTTGAGAGGAGTTTAGTGGTAATTGTCAGGTCTTTCAAAgcatttattattccttttataCGGAGATTTCAGTATTGAGACttaaaatgaactgaaaaatgagattgaacatttaatattttggatGTAACTTTTGAAGAAAGTATGCTTTGGTGCTTAAAATTGTATATGATTTTAGGTAAGAAACTTTGATAATATTGGCAtaatttagatttattttctttcttttttttgagacagtctcactcagtcgcccaggctgaagtgcagtgacacagtctcagctcactgcaacgtctgcctcccagattgaagtgactctcgtgcctctgccacagagtagctgggattacaggcatgcaccaccacacaccgctaattttttgtatttttagtagagacagagtttcaccatgttggccaggctgcgaactcctgagctcaagtgatcctcccacctcagcttcccaaagtgctagcattacaggcatgagccaccacacctcaccagatttttaaaaaatatataactgcaTCTCTCTTGATTCTGGGGCTTGGTAAAAATGGATAGATAAGATAGTATTCTAAATTCAAATTcgtggctaggcacagtggcccacacctgtaatcccagcactttgggattccaAGACAGAAGACTCACTTGAGTacagtatgagaccagcctgggcaacatagatcttgcctctacaaaaaaaaaaaaaaatagccaggtgtggcacatgcctgtagtctcagctgcttggaaggctgaaatgagaggatctcttgagcccaggaggtctaggccagagtgagctgtgatcgtgccattgcactccagactgagtgacagagtgagactgtgtctaaaaaaaaagtttgaattaaaaaaaaaaaaaaaaaagtcggctgtgcacggtggctcatgcctgtgatcccagcactttcggaggccaaagtgggtggattacctgaggtcaggagtttgagaccagcctgaccaacatggtaaaactccatctctactaaaaatacaaaaattagcctggaatagtggcgcatgcctgtaatcccagctacttgtgaggctgaggcaggagaatcccttgaacccagaaggcagaggttgcagtgagctgagattgtgccattgcactccagcctgggcaacatgagcgaaactccatctcaaaaaaacaaaaacaaaaaacaaactcaaattAGCATGATAGATCAGGCTACTTAGATTCAGCTTTCTGAGATGTTATTTGTTAACATTAAGGCTaatttattataatgaaaatgtaaactttgaggtatgttaatatataaacatCTTTTTCCTTTGGCCTAAAAGGTCTTTAGTATTCAGCACACTGGGTAAAGTTCAGTTTAGACACAATCAAATTGGCATCTTTTAAACATAAGTGAAATATAGAGAGCTTGAACTTGAGTTACTTAAAGAAGATACAGTATAATTAATTatacagaacaaaacaaagatgtgtTTAGAGTGACTCTGGCCTGACTCTTGTCCATCAGCCCCTAGTAGCCTATCTTCAGCCTTTGGGAAGTCTTAACTTCCCAGGTTAAACTAGAATATTCTGGAACTGAGCTGTCCAAATTTCATCTTAAAGTGGATCATTTGACTCTGAAACACGATTCTCATGGCAGAAAAAGCCCTGGTGTTTCCTTGGAGCTGGGGATAAAGGCCAGTGAGCCAGCCTGTGATGAGAGCTGCCCCTGGCACTATCTGAGTGGAAAGCTCATTGGGACAGCCATGCAGCTATCAGAGCCGACTGAAGCCCTGTCCCTTACCCCTCAGGCACCTGATGCTTAACTTGCCTCCTGGGAAATAATGATCTAGCATTTACTTGGAACAATGATTAATCATGTTCTTTAATAATTGCTgacatttgtattttaagctGTATACCAATGTTCGTATTTGACATTGATTTTCTAACCATTAGAGATATTTAATTAAAACttggaaatgaaagaaacaaaatgaaatttagtttcttttggtttgaatcctaattttttttttcagtccttaAGGTACTAGATTAGGCCAACCTTTGTTTCACCACCTTTATCTGACCGTGGAAGATTTTAGGCTGTTCAAGAGTCCACCCAAAAGAGAAGTATGCTGCTCTGCAAAGGTTTGGTGGCTGTTGCCCAGGAAATCCTCATTTAGTGTTGACCGTGTGTGTGGAGACCTGAAAGAAGTGAAGGCTTTTGTTGTGAGGGTCTCCACACACTCAGGGCCAAAGCCTGCCAGAATTTCATACTATTTAACTTGAGACATTAAAACCAACTTGGCACATTACCCCCTCGCCCCGGAAGAGAGAAGTGGGCAGAAGTGgaagggtgcagtggctcatgccatcatgcccagccaacccTCCTTTTCAGCAAGATCAAATTGATGCCCAGAGGTTGAAAAACACCCACGACACAGCGGtagggccaggatttgaaccaagtCCAAAGTCCCAATACTGGGCTTTCAGGAAGGGAGAATTATGTACAGTTTTTTGCACAATTTTGGCCTGGAATgagtggggctgggaggagaggtTGGTGGTACTGAAAGGAAGCTAGAAGGCTTTTGGGGGGTTATTGCTGATAATAGCATAGTTTTATGggcagagtgtggtggctcacacctgtaatcccagcactttggggggccaaggtgggaggattgcctaagcccaggagttcgagaccagcccgggcaacatagtgagaaccgccccccccatctctacaaaaataaaaataaaaattagccaggcaaggtggtgtgttcctgtagtcccagctacttgggggactgagatgggaaggttgcttgagcccaggaggtggagtcttcagtgagccatgattgtaccactccACTTCAGCCTGTGCGGCcaagcgagaccttgtctcaaaaataataataataaaataagactgggtgctgtggctcatgcctgtaatcccagcactttgagaggccaaggtgagcagatcacctgaggtcagaagttcgagagcagccaggataacatggtgaaaccctgtctctgctaaaaatacaaaaattaaatgggtgtggtggcacacaactgtaattccagctacttgggaggctaaggcagaagaattgcttgaacccacgaggcagaggttgtagtgagctgagatgatgccactgcactccagcctgggcgacagagcgagactcagtctcaaaaataataaataataataataataataatagtagtaataataaaatagctcTGTGGACTCTGATAATGCTTTCGCTCTTATGAGTAAAGCTACATATATTTAACTTATACACATGCCAATGTCCCATCATTTTAGAACATGATAAAGGGAACACAGggagaattaaattttttttttttttttgagatggaattttgctcttcttgctcagggtggagtgcaatggcacgatctcagctcaccacaacctccgtctcccgggttcaagcgattctcctgcctcagcctcctgagtagctcggattacaggtatgcgccaccatgcctggctaatttttagtagagatggggtttctccatgttggtcaggctggtctcaaactcctgacctcaggtgatctgccacctcagcctcccaaagtgctgggattacaggcttgagccaccgcatctggccagaattaaaatttttaaattgagctgTTTGAGCTCTTTAAATAGAGCGGGGAGGAATTAAACTTATAGACTTATTTTTTGCCTTTCATCTCtataggtttgtttgtttattcgttttttttgagataggatctggctctgtcacccaggctggagtgcaatggcatgatatcttcttactgcaacctctgcctcctgggctcaaaccatcctcccacctcagcctccagaatagctgaaactacaagtatgtgccaccatgcccagctaattttttttgtattttgtagagatggggttttgccatgtcatccaggctggtctcaaactcttggcctcaagcgaccctcttgcctcggcctcccaaagtgctaggattccatgtgtgagcctccatgcctggcccatctctagagtttctgtttccattttactTGATGCTACTAAATGCCCTTAAATGGTCCCCAGCTTAGTGATCCTCTGAATTGTTGGTGGCCAGTGCTCCAATCAGCTCTCTGGGATGGATGAACCTTTACTGATGTCTGTGGGTCCAAATATCTTTGCTCCATTGGCCCCTGACTTTCTCTACCAGCAAGCAGCCTTGATCTGGGAAATCATCTAGCTGGGAGGAGCAAGGCAGGaagtgggagggagggtggagtGGGGGAGCGGGGCTGTGGAGGCCTGGGCTCCAGTtctgatatatatgtgtgtatatatatatatatatatatatatatatatatgtatatatattttttttttttttttagcagggtcttgctctattgcccaggctggagtgcagtggtgcagtcatggctcactacagccttgaactcctggcctcaagtgatcctcctgcctcaggctctcaaagtgctgggattacagatgtgagccaccgtgtccagccccagttctttttctttttttttttttttttttcattttttctttttttgagacagagtctcactctgtcacccaggctggagtgtagtgacgtgatcttggctcactgcaacttccacctcctgggttcaagtgattcttgtgcctcagcctcccgagtggctgggactacaggcatgtgcagccacacctggctaatttttgtattttagtagagatgaggtttcaccatgttggccaggctggtctcgaactcctgacctcaggtgattcacctgccccagcttcccaaagcagGCCCATTAACCTAGCCCCTGGGAGAGTGGTCTGTGGAGGGAGTCTCCAAAGCCTACTCTGTCTCAGATCTCAACTCCTTCTGCCTTTCTGGGATTCTGGGAACCCCTCCCATGCCTCACCCCATTTTCCCTGCAACAGATGAACAGAAGGAATGTCTGCCATGAGCTACTGCTCTGTCCACCCTGCACAAGCTTGTGACCCCGTGCAGTGGGTCTGGGATGGGGCTGCAGGGCCACTGTGGAGGCAGCGGGACTAGCCATTGTGGCTAGGTGGGAGGAGCCCTGCAGGTGACCTCCTGGAATGGGAAAATAAGCAAGATCATGTGGTGGCCTCAGGAAGGGCTGGAGGCATGGCTGGCTCTTCATCAGCATAGAGGTAGGGAGGGGGCAAAGCAGAAagtcctgcctcagtcccccactTTCCCTGCATGTTGATACCAGGGCTTTTGGGTATTCTTGTTTCCTCGTTTGCCTCCTCCTCATCCCCACCCCTGTGGCTACAGTCCTGGTCCCCTGTCCTGCCCTGGGGGTGCACAGGCTGCCTGTGGAATGAGTGAGGAAGGATGGGAGGACTGATGGTGTGGTGGATAGACAATTCAGGGAGGAGCAGGTGAGAGAGAAGGAGGCAAACAGTGAGTGGCTGCATGGCTGTGAAAAGCAAGGAAAGTTGGTGAGGAGTGTCCAGTACCAGAGGGGCTTTGGGTGTGGGTGGATGGAAATGAACAATTCGCCAAAAAAAGAACACTACATAGCCAGGtgtagtagtgcatgcctgtggtcccagctacttgggaggctgaagtgtgaggatcgcttgagcccgggaggtcaaggctgcaaagagagatgatcgcaccactgcactgcagcttgggtgacagaatgagttcctgtctccaaaacaaaacaagacaaaacaaacaaacaaaaacagaaaaaggggaACACTACAGAAAGGTGAGGGCCATTCTGTGTTCTCACTCAGGGCCCTGGACACAGGATGATCCCGGATGGTGAGGCGGAGGTGAGGACATTGCTGTATGAGCGGAGAGTTGGCTGAGCTGCTAGAATCCCTTCCTCTGAAACGAAGCAGTGAAGGGATGGTGTGGGGAAGGTTGTCAACCAGCCAGCATGCTCCTGGGCCTGTGGAAGGGGAGAGTGTCCACGGTTCACTTGGGGTCCCAGGGACCTTGCCAGCCCTGTACTGGGCTTTGGCATGAAGGGGTGGAGAAGCTCTTCCAAGCTCTGACTGGTGTCTTGGTTACTAAATCCTGAGGGTGGCATGATGAGAACACCAGTGGGGAGCCTTTGGCTGTGGGGTTCTGTGAGTGAGGCAGCATGAAGCAGAAGTTGCCTCTAGATGTCGCCATCTGACCACACTGGCATCAGCTGAGTGCCGTTGGAGGAAAATGTTCATGAGATGCGGCCTGAGGCCTGTCCCCAGCCCAAGCTGGGTCTCCTGGCGACTGCAGCTTGGAGCACCTTTGGAAAGCCTCCTGGGACTTGGGATGTCTTTGGGGCTGGGAACAAGTGTGGGTGGAGGAAGGGCCGGTCCTGTGGTCACCCAGCCCTGTCTTGTAGGGAAGGAACTGCTGGGGTCCCAGGAGAAGCCAGAGCCAGGCAGTGAGCTCCAGATGGTGGGGGAGTGGCTGCCACCTTGACCATCTTCCCCCGCATGGCTGTTCTCCTCTGTGGACCACCCCATGCCTCTGACCCCCATCCTCCCTACCCCATTCCCTACAGCCAGTCCCCACAACCACTCTTCCAGCAGCCCGGGGGGCCATTCCCATCTGTCCTCCCCTGTCCCAGTTCCAATAATGGACTACACCACCTTTATCTTCCACTGCCCCAAATGACGGCTGTCCGTCTAGTCAGTTCCACCCACTACACCACAGTCATCGTGACCATGTCACTCCTTTGCTCCGAACCATGGCTCCCCCTCACCCTAAGGAGGAAAGCTCAGACTCCCTCTCCCCAGGGTggcctctccagcctcctccatCTGTTCCCAGCAGGGTGGGCATGGCTGTCACATGTTCCTAGAACATGCCAGGCCTTTGGCCTTGCTGTTCCCTCCGCTGGAACACCTACCACTGCACCATCCACCTCCACCTGTCTTGTTCCTGCGACTCAGCATGACTCTGCTGAAGCATCCCCTGCCCTGGGAAGACTTCCTGGCTTTCCAGGCAGTACCAGCTCCTGTCTCCAGTTCCCATGGCACTGGGACCTCCATCACATCTCCTCAGATAGCTTGCCAATGTCTGTCAGTCTGTCTGCCCTCTTGGCGGCACCAGGGACCTCCTCTGACTCTCCTCTGAGTCCCCAGGGATCAGCCCAGTGCCTGGTATGAAGTAGGCACTTGCACATGCATTTAAAA containing:
- the PDP2 gene encoding [Pyruvate dehydrogenase [acetyl-transferring]]-phosphatase 2, mitochondrial precursor, with translation MSSTVSYWILNSTRNSIATLQGGRRLYSRYVSNRNKLKWRLFSRVPPTLNSSPCGGFTLCKAYRHTSTEEDDFHLQLSPEQINEVLRAGETTHKILDLESRVPNSVLRFESNQLAANSPVEDRRGVASCLQTNGLMFGIFDGHGGHACAQAVSERLFYYVAVSLMSHQTLEHMEGAMESMKPLLPILHWLKHPGDSIYKDVTSVHLDHLRVYWQELLDLHMEMGLSIEEALMYSFQRLDSDISLEIQAPLEDEVTRNLSLQVAFSGATACMAHVDGIHLHVANAGDCRAILGVQEDNGMWSCLPLTRDHNAWNQAELSRLKREHPESEDRTIIMEDRLLGVLIPCRAFGDVQLKWSKELQRSILERGFNTEALNIYQFTPPHYYTPPYLTAEPEVTYHRLRPQDKFLVLASDGLWDMLSNEDVVRLVVGHLAEADWHKTDLAQRPANLGLMQSLLLQRKASGLHEADQNAATRLIRHAIGNNEYGEMEAERLAAMLTLPEDLARMYRDDITVTVVYFNSESIGAYYKGG